CAAAACGTGTCGGTGGGTTCGGGAGCAACTGTGGGCATGGCTGCCGCAGTCCTACAGGACGTGCCCGACGACGAAACCTGGGCAGGCGTGCCCGCCCGAGCGCTGGGTGGGCGGACGCTGCCCCCAGCCCCCGACTCTATGGAGGGGAAGCCTTGACATGGAAGCCGTTCCTTTGGTCGACCTGCAGTTGCAGCAGGCGGAAATTGCGGATGAAATTCGCGAGGAAATTGAATACGTGCTGTGGTCGGCTGCCTTCATCGGCGGCCCGGCCGTGGCCCGCTTTGAAAACGCTTACGCACAATTCACCGGTACCGGCCACTGTGTGGGTGTCGCCAACGGCACCGACGCGCTTGAACTGGCGCTGCGGGCATGCGGCGTCCGTGCGGGAGGGGAGGTTATTCTCCCCGCAAACTCGTTCGTGGCAACGGCAGAGGCAGTCGCCCGGATAGGTGCCGCGCCCGTGTTTGTCGATGTTGACCCCGTTCACCTGCTCATCAACCCTGCAGACGTCGCCGAGGCAGTCACCGGCAACACCCAGGCAATCGTGCCCGTCCACTTATTTGGCCAGCTGGCACCCATGCCGGAGATTATGCAGTTGGCGCTCGCAGCCGGGGTGACCGTCATTGAAGACGCGGCCCAGTCCCAGGGTGCGCAGCTGCACGGGCGGGTGTCAGGTTCGTTCGGCGCAGCCGCGGCCACCAGCTTTTATCCCGGCAAGAACCTTGGAGCTGCCGGGGATGCGGGGGCGGTCACCACCGACGACCCCGACGTTGCTTCCATGGTGCGGGTGCTGGGCGCCCACGGCAGCTCCGCAAAGTATGTCCACGACGTGGTGGGGATGAACTCCCGCCTGGACACCCTTCAGGCGGTGGTGCTGAATGCCAAGCTTGCGCGCCTGCCCCGCTGGAACCAGATGCGCCAGGATGCCGCAGCCAGATACACCGACTTGTTGGCAGCCGTTCCCGGCGTCGTGACGCCTGTTGGCCGGGACGGCTACGAGGATGCGTGGCACCTGTACGTGGTGCAGCTGGAGAACCGCGACGGCGTGCTGGCGCAGCTGAACGCCGCAGGGATCGGTGCCGGCATCCACTACCCGACACCCATTCACCTGACCAAGGCGTTCTCCTACCTTGGCAAGGGCGCCGGTGACTTCCCTGTGGCCGAGGCTGCAGCGTCGCGGATCCTGTCGCTGCCGATCTTTCCGCACATCACCGCAGCCCAGCAACAGAGGGTCGTGCAGGCGCTCACCGATTCCCTCCGGATGCGGTGACGAAACATGGCAATTCCGGCCCGAACCAAACCACCCGTGGTGCCAACACCCTCACGGGCGATTATGCTGAGCCTGCTCAACACGGTCATTTCCCGGTTTGGCACCATCGGCATTGGCATCGTTTTGGCCCGTATGCTGGGCCCGGCCCAATTTGGCACCTACGCAATAGCGTTCGTTGCCCTGATCGCAATCCTCAGCTTTAACGAATTGGGGGTCAGCCTTGCCATAGTTCGCTGGCCGACCGACCCGAAGGAAATCGCCGGGACTGTCACCACCATCTCGGTGCTCAGCAGCACCGTCATTTTCATTGGTGCCTACGTGCTGGCACCCTATTTTGCTGCGGCCATGGGCGATCCCGAAGCAACAATCGTGGTTCGGGTGATTGCCACCTGCGTTGTCATCAACGGCGCTGCCGCCACACCTGCGGCGTTGATGCAGAGGGACTTCCTGCAAGGCCGGCGGATGGCGATTGACCAAGTGAATGTCTGGCTGGGGGCCATCGTATCCGTGGCATTGGTGTTTATGGGCATGGGCGCCATGAGTTTGGCAATCGGACGGGTCCTGGCGAGCCTCGTGGCCGCAATTCTGTTCGTCAAATACTCGCCGCTCCCCGTCAGGTTTGGCTGGAACAAGGAGAAGATCCATCCCTTGCTGGTCTTCGGGCTGCCTTTGGCCGGATCCAGCATTCTGGTTTTCGCCGTAGGGTACGTGGATCAGATCATCGCCGGAAAACTGCTGGGAGCGGTCGCGCTGGGCCTGTATGTACTGGCCTTCAACCTTTCCAGCTGGCCCACCAGCATATTTTC
This genomic interval from Arthrobacter sp. PAMC 25486 contains the following:
- a CDS encoding oligosaccharide flippase family protein, coding for MAIPARTKPPVVPTPSRAIMLSLLNTVISRFGTIGIGIVLARMLGPAQFGTYAIAFVALIAILSFNELGVSLAIVRWPTDPKEIAGTVTTISVLSSTVIFIGAYVLAPYFAAAMGDPEATIVVRVIATCVVINGAAATPAALMQRDFLQGRRMAIDQVNVWLGAIVSVALVFMGMGAMSLAIGRVLASLVAAILFVKYSPLPVRFGWNKEKIHPLLVFGLPLAGSSILVFAVGYVDQIIAGKLLGAVALGLYVLAFNLSSWPTSIFSQPLRSVAPPVFAKLQHDPPAMRAAMLSLVGVVAAAVVPVIAVMAGAAVPLVTFVYGNVWAPAAAALTWLAILAAFRIMFELVYDYLVVLGISGTIFKVQIVWLIVLVPALLAGATWGGLAGLAAAPVAVAALVVLPIYLKMLTNRGFRLIDLLAKVWLPVAAAIPIAAGSYLAALTMDSAVLAVLAATCWGTAIMAGLIFTRRRDLAAIRSWGRTPEEPA
- a CDS encoding DegT/DnrJ/EryC1/StrS aminotransferase family protein — protein: MEAVPLVDLQLQQAEIADEIREEIEYVLWSAAFIGGPAVARFENAYAQFTGTGHCVGVANGTDALELALRACGVRAGGEVILPANSFVATAEAVARIGAAPVFVDVDPVHLLINPADVAEAVTGNTQAIVPVHLFGQLAPMPEIMQLALAAGVTVIEDAAQSQGAQLHGRVSGSFGAAAATSFYPGKNLGAAGDAGAVTTDDPDVASMVRVLGAHGSSAKYVHDVVGMNSRLDTLQAVVLNAKLARLPRWNQMRQDAAARYTDLLAAVPGVVTPVGRDGYEDAWHLYVVQLENRDGVLAQLNAAGIGAGIHYPTPIHLTKAFSYLGKGAGDFPVAEAAASRILSLPIFPHITAAQQQRVVQALTDSLRMR